A genomic segment from Propionibacteriaceae bacterium ZF39 encodes:
- a CDS encoding DUF5709 domain-containing protein, translated as MSTDNDQIIDEMVPDGSEQLDQIESDRSLIDRGLRDPMEEGYVPPDDWSVAEGFGNTAAEMREGETLEQRIKQEVPDVTDDPDKEVDTEDLDDKEVGHRRAGRLVDANHGYPGVDNEPRLIGEDVGIDGAGASAEEAAMHIIDEDEIDRDDD; from the coding sequence ATGAGCACCGACAACGATCAGATCATCGACGAAATGGTCCCCGATGGGTCCGAACAACTCGATCAGATCGAGTCGGATCGAAGCCTGATCGATCGTGGGCTGCGCGATCCGATGGAGGAGGGCTATGTCCCTCCCGACGACTGGTCGGTTGCGGAGGGGTTCGGCAACACCGCGGCAGAGATGCGTGAGGGCGAAACACTCGAGCAGCGCATCAAGCAGGAGGTCCCGGATGTCACCGATGACCCCGACAAGGAAGTCGACACGGAAGACCTCGACGACAAAGAAGTCGGGCATCGTCGGGCCGGGCGGCTGGTGGATGCCAACCACGGCTATCCCGGGGTGGACAACGAACCCCGTCTGATCGGTGAGGACGTCGGCATCGACGGTGCCGGTGCCAGTGCCGAAGAGGCCGCCATGCACATCATCGACGAGGACGAGATCGACCGCGACGACGACTGA
- a CDS encoding ADP-ribosylglycohydrolase family protein — protein MGGDDRDPSGLGAAPPTGFPEAFTNSFRGLMLGMMLGDVRNPGPGLLNSGPAMHQVCWTLDGLVRYHLSMRASGHVLSPDSFERPTPLPYLREALLRWGACSRDLPRQELLDGWLAELPALEVDRGPTPVEDVALAELLLAKSLAGNDCRGPSALPRVLAMAACAIIVNPDRMGAWCAAAAGLTHGHPEAWSTALVLGIMAGGHLAQVYQSGPWVTFDPLPAVRWLADLSPTHPLLDQLVPAVDDVHDWSPARLAELAAEPTAASVLAGALYLARHARDARPAEVRALAVSAGDPHAVAALAGALIGLEQGTRWLDVRELSRHELAWPMDALARDCCLTLWSPPHEEGEADALDEMTRRYPVARRQPPGP, from the coding sequence ATGGGTGGGGACGACCGCGACCCCAGCGGGCTCGGTGCAGCGCCGCCGACAGGTTTCCCGGAGGCCTTCACGAACAGCTTCCGGGGACTGATGCTCGGCATGATGCTCGGCGACGTTCGCAACCCCGGCCCAGGACTCCTGAATTCCGGGCCGGCCATGCACCAGGTGTGCTGGACGCTCGACGGGCTGGTCCGTTATCACCTGTCGATGCGAGCATCCGGTCACGTGCTCTCGCCCGACTCCTTCGAACGCCCCACTCCCCTGCCCTATCTGCGGGAGGCGCTGCTGCGGTGGGGGGCCTGCAGCCGCGACCTGCCGCGACAGGAACTGCTGGACGGGTGGCTGGCCGAGCTGCCCGCTCTCGAGGTCGATCGCGGCCCCACACCGGTCGAGGATGTCGCCCTGGCCGAGTTGCTTCTCGCCAAATCACTGGCCGGCAATGACTGCCGCGGCCCCTCCGCCCTACCGCGAGTGTTGGCCATGGCCGCCTGCGCGATCATCGTGAACCCGGATCGCATGGGAGCGTGGTGTGCCGCAGCCGCCGGATTGACCCACGGCCACCCCGAGGCCTGGAGCACGGCGCTCGTGCTGGGAATCATGGCCGGTGGGCACCTCGCGCAGGTGTATCAGTCCGGACCCTGGGTGACGTTCGACCCCTTGCCGGCCGTCCGCTGGCTGGCCGATCTCTCGCCCACCCATCCCCTGCTCGACCAGCTTGTGCCGGCCGTCGACGATGTCCACGACTGGTCCCCGGCTCGCCTCGCCGAACTCGCGGCTGAACCCACCGCGGCGTCGGTCCTCGCGGGTGCCCTCTACCTCGCCCGGCACGCGCGCGATGCCCGGCCGGCCGAGGTCCGGGCCCTGGCGGTGAGCGCCGGTGACCCCCACGCCGTCGCAGCACTCGCCGGAGCACTCATCGGCCTCGAACAGGGCACCCGCTGGCTGGACGTCCGCGAACTGAGCCGACACGAATTGGCCTGGCCGATGGACGCGCTGGCCCGTGACTGTTGCCTCACGCTCTGGTCACCGCCCCACGAAGAGGGCGAGGCCGACGCGTTGGACGAGATGACCCGGCGTTATCCCGTCGCCCGCCGCCAACCACCGGGGCCGTGA
- the tcuA gene encoding FAD-dependent tricarballylate dehydrogenase TcuA — translation MSEHTYDVVVVGHGVAGLSAAVSARESGASVAVLERAVEAEAGGNTRYTEAYLRMASLDEPSEDLVDRLLGDFMGHPDPGIMREQAYAPAKQSPLLKAHHTIDLDYIEAFADQAGDTLGWLTGHGLTFDHLPTLFLTTSTTRMAPVGGGLAIVETMGQRAKELGVEFHYETTARDLITDDTGRVTGVRAETPQGRAIFTGAVILASGGFQGNAEMQARYFGKLGLTCRPVARGGNYNKGEGIEMGLAVGAATAGNFAMFHAEPVDPRSGEAEAAIMCFPNGILVNARAERFTDEARGPVDAWYERVTREIHDQPEGIAWVIMDAQGMAVPNVRTGIRTDQPSISAMTISGLADQLGLAAEALEATVSAYNNACTDGEFDHSQPDGLATQGLTPAKSNWARPLTEGPFEAWPIMAANVFTFGGLKTTASAEVVSRDGRPIPGLYAAGEMTGLYYSNYTGSTSVLRGAVFGRIAGREAAGGGA, via the coding sequence ATGAGCGAGCACACCTATGACGTGGTCGTCGTCGGCCACGGCGTCGCGGGGCTGAGCGCGGCTGTGTCGGCGCGGGAATCGGGCGCGAGCGTGGCCGTCCTGGAACGGGCCGTCGAGGCCGAGGCGGGTGGCAACACGCGCTACACCGAGGCGTACCTCCGCATGGCTTCGCTCGACGAACCGTCCGAGGATCTCGTCGACCGGCTGCTCGGCGACTTCATGGGCCACCCCGATCCCGGGATCATGCGCGAGCAGGCGTACGCCCCGGCCAAGCAGTCCCCGCTGCTGAAGGCCCACCACACGATCGACCTCGACTACATCGAGGCCTTCGCCGACCAGGCCGGGGACACGCTGGGCTGGCTGACCGGCCACGGCCTGACGTTCGACCACCTGCCCACGCTGTTCCTCACCACGTCCACCACGCGCATGGCGCCCGTCGGCGGTGGGCTCGCGATCGTCGAGACCATGGGGCAGCGGGCGAAGGAACTCGGGGTGGAGTTCCACTATGAGACCACCGCTCGCGACCTCATCACCGACGACACCGGCCGCGTGACCGGCGTACGCGCGGAGACACCGCAGGGCCGCGCGATCTTCACGGGCGCGGTGATCCTGGCCAGCGGCGGGTTCCAGGGGAACGCCGAGATGCAGGCGCGGTATTTCGGGAAGCTCGGGCTGACCTGTCGTCCGGTGGCCCGGGGCGGCAACTACAACAAGGGCGAGGGCATCGAGATGGGACTCGCGGTCGGCGCCGCCACCGCCGGCAACTTCGCCATGTTCCACGCCGAGCCCGTCGACCCCCGCTCCGGCGAGGCAGAGGCCGCGATCATGTGCTTCCCCAACGGAATCCTCGTCAACGCGCGCGCCGAGCGGTTCACCGATGAGGCCCGCGGCCCCGTCGATGCCTGGTATGAGCGCGTCACCCGCGAGATCCACGACCAGCCCGAGGGCATCGCCTGGGTGATCATGGACGCTCAGGGCATGGCCGTGCCGAACGTCCGCACGGGCATCCGCACCGACCAGCCGAGCATCTCCGCCATGACCATAAGCGGCCTCGCCGACCAACTCGGCCTGGCCGCCGAGGCGCTGGAGGCGACGGTTTCGGCGTACAACAACGCCTGCACCGACGGCGAATTCGACCATTCCCAGCCTGACGGGCTGGCCACGCAGGGGCTCACCCCGGCCAAGTCCAACTGGGCGCGTCCGCTCACCGAGGGCCCGTTCGAGGCGTGGCCGATCATGGCGGCCAATGTGTTCACGTTCGGCGGGCTCAAGACGACGGCGTCGGCCGAGGTCGTCTCGCGCGACGGCCGGCCGATCCCGGGGCTCTACGCAGCGGGAGAGATGACCGGGCTCTACTACTCGAACTACACCGGCTCGACCTCCGTCCTGCGCGGTGCGGTCTTCGGGCGGATCGCGGGTCGCGAAGCAGCCGGAGGGGGTGCCTGA
- a CDS encoding VOC family protein: MAAAVKSLGYVRVETTDLEQWRHFGADLCGFQVAEDTEEHLALRMDNKAFRWWVNKGEQEKLTALGFEVATKEDLAELTERVREAGYEVTVHTREMARSRSLTEFVSFTDPDGVVDIHLFLGMDDAMTPFASPNGTVFLTGDGGLGHAFQLVGDPDAYRRLYVEILGFKVSDWIDMAMGPTPEAPQIELNFLHCNPRHHTFAYGQIPNGPKLVGHIMVETTDIDAVGRAYDKVVKDKAAPLVLTFGKHSNDKMLSFYMNSPSGFQVEFGTGGVLIDDEKWTPARYNAPQYWGHVRQSGEPPKDPVDRAQAAG, translated from the coding sequence ATGGCAGCAGCGGTCAAGAGCTTGGGCTACGTGAGGGTCGAGACGACCGACCTGGAGCAGTGGCGACACTTCGGGGCCGACCTGTGCGGCTTCCAGGTCGCCGAGGACACCGAGGAGCACCTCGCTCTGCGCATGGACAACAAGGCGTTCCGGTGGTGGGTCAACAAAGGCGAGCAGGAGAAGCTCACGGCCCTGGGATTCGAGGTGGCCACCAAGGAGGATCTCGCCGAACTCACCGAGCGTGTCCGCGAGGCCGGCTATGAGGTCACCGTGCACACGCGGGAGATGGCCCGCAGCCGGTCGCTCACCGAGTTCGTCAGCTTCACCGATCCCGACGGAGTCGTCGACATCCACCTCTTTCTGGGCATGGATGACGCCATGACGCCGTTCGCGTCGCCCAACGGCACGGTCTTCCTGACCGGTGATGGTGGCCTCGGGCACGCCTTCCAGCTGGTGGGCGATCCGGATGCCTATCGCAGGCTCTATGTCGAGATCCTCGGCTTCAAGGTCAGCGATTGGATCGACATGGCCATGGGCCCGACGCCGGAGGCCCCGCAGATCGAACTCAACTTCCTGCACTGCAATCCCCGTCACCACACGTTCGCCTATGGGCAGATTCCGAACGGGCCGAAGTTGGTGGGCCACATCATGGTCGAGACGACGGATATCGACGCGGTGGGCCGGGCGTACGACAAGGTCGTGAAAGACAAGGCAGCGCCGCTCGTGCTCACGTTCGGCAAGCACAGCAACGACAAGATGCTGTCGTTCTATATGAACTCGCCGTCAGGCTTCCAGGTCGAGTTCGGCACCGGTGGCGTGCTCATCGATGACGAGAAGTGGACCCCGGCGCGCTACAACGCGCCGCAGTACTGGGGTCACGTCCGCCAGTCGGGCGAGCCGCCGAAGGACCCGGTCGACCGGGCCCAGGCAGCCGGCTGA
- a CDS encoding queuosine precursor transporter, which yields MKSLQPLAYARIGTGHYATLVALMCVVVVLSNIGGAKGVVFGPIITDGGFFLFPLAYICGDVISEVYGGRAARRAIFTGFAASILAVLAYWVIIALPGFDDDYGIAKQAALEGALGPVWQIVLASVLGFLAGQNLNTLVMGWMKKRSRERGLYARMASSTGVGEFVDTLVFCTIAATAIGITSVGQWANYTFFGFLYKVLVQYAVMPLTALFIRWLKKNEPTYQAALAE from the coding sequence GTGAAATCGCTGCAACCCCTTGCGTACGCCCGGATCGGCACGGGTCACTATGCGACGCTCGTCGCCCTCATGTGCGTCGTGGTCGTCCTGTCCAATATCGGCGGCGCCAAGGGCGTCGTGTTCGGCCCGATCATCACCGATGGCGGCTTCTTCCTGTTCCCGCTGGCGTACATCTGCGGCGACGTCATCAGCGAGGTCTATGGCGGCCGGGCAGCCCGCCGGGCGATCTTCACCGGCTTCGCCGCGAGCATCCTCGCGGTCCTCGCCTACTGGGTGATCATCGCGCTCCCGGGCTTCGACGACGACTACGGCATCGCGAAGCAGGCAGCGCTCGAGGGCGCCCTCGGGCCGGTCTGGCAGATCGTCCTGGCGAGCGTCCTCGGCTTCCTGGCCGGCCAGAACCTCAACACCCTGGTCATGGGCTGGATGAAGAAGCGCTCCCGCGAGCGCGGTCTGTACGCCCGCATGGCCAGCTCCACCGGTGTCGGCGAGTTCGTCGACACCCTCGTGTTCTGCACCATCGCCGCCACGGCGATCGGCATCACCTCGGTCGGCCAGTGGGCGAACTACACGTTCTTCGGGTTCCTCTACAAGGTCCTCGTGCAGTACGCCGTCATGCCGCTCACGGCGCTGTTCATCCGCTGGCTCAAGAAGAACGAACCGACCTACCAGGCAGCACTCGCCGAGTAG
- a CDS encoding PhoH family protein: protein MVNILGPADAFLRILEKELDADIHVRGNQITLTGDPDALALGADVLTEMVTVIRTGQGLTADAVERIVAMMRAHTDERPAEVLTANILSSRGKTIRPKTLNQKRYVDAIDAHTVVFGVGPAGTGKTYLAMAKAVQALQNKDVNRIILTRPAVEAGERLGFLPGTLSDKIDPYLRPLYDALHDMMDPEAIPRLLTAGTIEVAPLAYMRGRTLNDAFIILDEAQNTSMEQMKMFLTRLGFNSRMVVTGDVTQVDLPGGQKSGLREVRSILDGVEDISFCQLTNHDVVRHKLVGRIVAAYDRYESVENARDDRRGGRR from the coding sequence ATGGTCAACATCCTCGGCCCGGCCGACGCGTTCCTGCGCATCCTCGAGAAAGAACTCGATGCCGACATCCACGTCCGCGGCAACCAGATCACCCTGACCGGTGATCCGGACGCGCTCGCGCTGGGTGCCGACGTGCTCACCGAGATGGTGACCGTGATCCGCACCGGTCAGGGCCTCACAGCCGATGCGGTCGAACGCATCGTCGCCATGATGCGTGCCCACACCGATGAGCGTCCCGCCGAGGTGCTGACGGCAAACATCCTGTCCAGCCGCGGGAAGACCATCCGGCCCAAGACGCTCAACCAGAAGCGCTACGTGGACGCCATCGATGCCCACACGGTCGTCTTCGGCGTCGGCCCGGCCGGCACCGGCAAGACCTACCTCGCCATGGCGAAAGCCGTCCAGGCCCTGCAGAACAAGGACGTCAACCGCATCATCCTGACCCGTCCGGCGGTCGAGGCGGGGGAGCGGCTCGGCTTCCTGCCCGGCACGCTGAGCGACAAGATCGACCCCTACCTGCGCCCGCTCTATGACGCCCTCCACGACATGATGGACCCGGAAGCCATCCCGCGCCTGCTGACGGCGGGCACGATCGAGGTCGCGCCGCTGGCGTACATGCGGGGTCGCACGCTCAACGATGCGTTCATCATCCTCGACGAGGCCCAGAACACGTCGATGGAGCAGATGAAGATGTTCCTGACCCGGCTGGGCTTCAACTCCCGCATGGTCGTGACGGGTGACGTCACCCAGGTCGACCTGCCCGGGGGACAGAAGAGCGGCCTGCGCGAAGTGCGCAGCATCCTTGACGGCGTCGAGGACATCTCGTTCTGCCAGCTGACGAACCACGATGTGGTCCGCCACAAGCTCGTCGGGCGCATCGTGGCGGCCTACGACCGCTACGAGTCCGTGGAGAATGCCCGCGACGACCGTCGGGGTGGCCGCCGATGA
- the purU gene encoding formyltetrahydrofolate deformylase, which produces MTILTGANRRAEQSISPEEGRIVMHCADRPGVVAAVSTFLADAGANIIESDQTTTDPDGGPIFLRVVFRVADLAARIDELREEFAIRVVEPFAVEEWRITQAAVGKRVAVMVSKYDHCLMELLWRWRRGELPVNIGLVISNHPDLGPEVRSFGLPFVHIPVTKDNKESAENEQIRLLKDNFDVVVMARYMQILSNRFLREVGCPVINIHHSFLPAFIGASPYLQAHSRGVKLIGATAHYATEDLDEGPIIEQDVARVNHDDNVAALQRRGADIERAVFLRAVQWHCEDRVLRRGNTTVVFN; this is translated from the coding sequence ATGACCATTCTGACCGGAGCCAACCGCAGGGCCGAGCAGTCGATCAGTCCTGAAGAAGGCCGCATCGTCATGCATTGTGCCGACCGCCCCGGAGTAGTGGCCGCCGTCTCCACCTTCCTGGCCGATGCCGGCGCCAACATCATCGAGTCGGACCAGACCACCACCGACCCCGACGGCGGCCCGATCTTTCTGCGGGTCGTCTTCCGCGTGGCCGACCTGGCTGCTCGCATCGACGAGCTCCGCGAGGAGTTCGCGATCCGCGTGGTCGAACCGTTCGCAGTCGAAGAATGGCGCATCACCCAGGCAGCCGTCGGCAAGCGGGTCGCCGTCATGGTGTCGAAATATGACCACTGCCTCATGGAATTGCTGTGGCGTTGGCGCCGAGGTGAGCTGCCGGTCAATATCGGCCTGGTCATCTCCAACCATCCGGATCTCGGCCCCGAAGTCAGGTCATTCGGGTTGCCCTTCGTGCACATTCCCGTCACCAAGGACAACAAGGAGTCCGCGGAGAACGAGCAGATCCGGCTGTTGAAGGACAACTTCGATGTGGTCGTGATGGCCCGCTATATGCAGATCCTGTCCAACCGGTTCCTGCGGGAAGTCGGCTGCCCGGTGATCAACATTCATCACTCCTTCCTGCCGGCCTTCATCGGTGCCTCGCCCTATCTCCAGGCCCATTCGCGTGGGGTGAAGCTGATCGGTGCGACTGCTCACTATGCGACCGAGGACCTGGACGAAGGCCCGATCATCGAACAGGACGTCGCCCGGGTGAACCATGACGACAACGTCGCGGCCCTGCAGCGGCGCGGTGCCGATATCGAGCGGGCCGTTTTCCTTCGCGCCGTGCAATGGCACTGTGAGGATCGCGTCCTGCGGCGCGGGAACACCACGGTGGTGTTCAACTGA
- a CDS encoding hemolysin family protein: MERNDWIVLGIAVGLALIAGLLAAAEAALYSFSKARADVLVDEGRPGAKRLASITADPPPYLNTTLFVRQLCEIGAIVLVAVVVFSNIEENWLRLLIVIGSMVLVSFVLWGVAPRTLGRQHSDKVALVASGPLSFLTTVLGPLPQLLILLGNALTPGRGFADGPFSTEAELREMVDKAVASDLIEAEEHKMLHSVFDLGDTLVKEVMVPRTAVVFIEANKTLRQAMSLALRSGFSRIPVTGEGGLDDIVGVLYIKDVMKRVYDNANSQTAEKVGSMMRAPVWCPDSKPVDDLLKDMQASRSHLVIVIDEFGGMAGLATIEDILEEIVGEIVDEFDDSELPPFEQLGPDRFRVSSRLPVDELGDLFGLELDDEDVDSVGGLMAKQLHLVPIPGSVVRVHGLELVAERGKGRRNQIGTLLVTRADDHEGDLGADAAAAFAADAAERAT, from the coding sequence GTGGAACGCAATGACTGGATCGTCCTCGGCATCGCGGTGGGCCTGGCCCTGATCGCCGGCCTCCTGGCTGCCGCCGAGGCGGCGTTGTATTCCTTCTCCAAGGCCCGCGCCGATGTCCTCGTCGACGAGGGCCGGCCGGGCGCCAAGCGGCTGGCCAGCATCACGGCCGACCCGCCGCCCTATCTGAACACCACCCTGTTCGTACGCCAGCTCTGCGAAATCGGGGCGATCGTGCTGGTGGCCGTCGTCGTGTTCTCCAATATCGAGGAGAACTGGCTGCGATTGCTGATCGTGATCGGGTCCATGGTCCTCGTCTCGTTCGTGCTGTGGGGCGTCGCGCCGCGTACGCTCGGCCGCCAGCACTCCGACAAGGTCGCGCTCGTGGCCTCGGGGCCGCTGTCATTCCTCACCACGGTGCTCGGCCCCCTGCCGCAACTGCTGATCCTCCTCGGCAATGCGCTGACCCCGGGCCGGGGGTTCGCCGATGGCCCGTTCAGCACGGAGGCGGAGCTGCGGGAGATGGTCGACAAGGCCGTGGCGAGCGACCTCATCGAAGCCGAGGAACACAAGATGCTCCACTCGGTCTTCGACCTGGGCGACACCCTCGTGAAGGAAGTCATGGTGCCCCGCACCGCGGTGGTCTTCATCGAGGCCAACAAGACGCTGCGCCAGGCCATGTCGTTGGCGCTGCGCTCGGGGTTCAGCCGCATCCCGGTGACGGGCGAGGGCGGCCTCGACGACATCGTCGGGGTGCTCTATATCAAGGACGTGATGAAGCGCGTCTATGACAACGCCAACTCCCAGACCGCGGAAAAGGTGGGATCCATGATGCGCGCTCCCGTCTGGTGCCCCGACTCCAAGCCTGTCGACGACCTGCTGAAGGACATGCAGGCGAGTCGCAGCCACCTCGTCATCGTCATCGACGAGTTCGGTGGCATGGCGGGTCTCGCGACGATCGAGGACATCCTCGAGGAGATCGTGGGCGAGATCGTCGACGAGTTCGACGACTCGGAGCTGCCGCCCTTCGAGCAGTTGGGTCCGGACCGCTTCCGGGTGTCCTCCCGCCTCCCTGTCGATGAACTCGGGGACCTGTTCGGTCTCGAACTCGACGACGAGGACGTCGACTCGGTGGGCGGCCTGATGGCCAAGCAGCTCCACCTGGTGCCGATCCCCGGTTCCGTGGTCCGCGTGCACGGCCTGGAGTTGGTGGCCGAACGCGGCAAGGGGCGGCGCAACCAGATCGGTACGCTGCTGGTCACCAGGGCCGACGACCACGAGGGCGACCTCGGTGCGGATGCTGCCGCCGCCTTCGCGGCGGACGCGGCCGAACGCGCGACTTGA
- a CDS encoding aspartate/glutamate racemase family protein, whose translation MRIWHQSFTVLGDVGPYRAALQRHLDAACSPGTTVDLHGMKPGTYPSAYPGTHIGYVYLSGLHREQFVQAALTAADQGYDAVFIATIPDTGFEEARSLVDIPVIAFGNTSVAVAATLGSCVGIVNFIAELVPQLRRNMRNYGFGELVGPIVQVEAGFNDIMAAYADPQPLIDAFTRAARRAIAEGADVIVPGEGPLNVFLADQGLTRVDDVPVIDSLGTCLRMAELRANLHASGGLRPATTGFYHARPDRALVDAARDFYHIPASLREDGIPGSLRAGDA comes from the coding sequence ATGCGCATCTGGCACCAGTCGTTCACCGTCCTCGGCGATGTCGGGCCCTATCGGGCGGCGCTGCAGCGTCACCTCGATGCGGCCTGCTCGCCGGGCACGACCGTCGACCTGCACGGCATGAAGCCGGGCACCTATCCGTCGGCATACCCCGGCACCCACATCGGGTACGTCTACCTCAGCGGCCTGCATCGCGAGCAGTTCGTGCAGGCCGCGCTGACCGCAGCCGATCAGGGCTATGACGCCGTGTTCATCGCGACCATCCCCGACACCGGATTCGAGGAGGCGCGGTCGCTCGTCGACATCCCCGTGATCGCGTTCGGCAACACGTCGGTCGCGGTCGCGGCGACGCTCGGCTCGTGCGTCGGCATCGTCAACTTCATCGCCGAGCTCGTGCCGCAGTTGCGCCGCAACATGCGCAACTACGGCTTCGGCGAGCTGGTCGGGCCGATCGTGCAGGTCGAGGCGGGTTTCAACGACATCATGGCCGCGTACGCCGACCCGCAACCCCTGATCGACGCGTTCACCCGGGCCGCGCGCCGGGCCATTGCCGAGGGTGCCGATGTCATCGTGCCGGGGGAGGGGCCGCTGAATGTGTTCCTCGCCGACCAGGGCCTCACCCGCGTCGACGACGTCCCGGTCATCGACTCGCTCGGCACGTGCCTGCGCATGGCCGAACTCCGCGCCAACCTGCACGCGAGCGGCGGACTGCGGCCCGCGACCACCGGCTTCTATCACGCCCGGCCCGACCGGGCGCTCGTCGATGCGGCGCGGGACTTCTACCACATCCCTGCCTCGCTGCGCGAGGACGGAATCCCGGGCTCGCTCAGGGCGGGCGACGCATGA
- the ybeY gene encoding rRNA maturation RNase YbeY produces MTVDINNESGYEVDETGLVSLATFVLDQLRIHPMAELSVVLVDEATMSAYHEKYMNEPGPTDVLSFPMDELRPPSDDEEPPAGLLGDVVLCPTITSAQAAEHGRKPDEEAEYLLVHGILHLVGFDHGTPEEKDEMFGLKDRLLAAWAQQRDR; encoded by the coding sequence ATGACGGTCGACATCAACAACGAGTCGGGCTACGAGGTCGATGAGACCGGCCTGGTCTCGCTGGCGACGTTCGTGCTCGACCAATTGCGCATCCATCCGATGGCCGAGCTGTCGGTCGTCCTCGTCGATGAGGCGACGATGAGCGCCTATCACGAGAAATACATGAACGAGCCCGGCCCCACCGACGTGCTTTCGTTCCCCATGGACGAGCTGCGCCCGCCCTCCGATGACGAGGAACCGCCCGCGGGGCTCCTGGGCGATGTCGTCCTCTGTCCCACCATCACGTCGGCCCAGGCCGCCGAACACGGTCGGAAACCCGACGAAGAGGCCGAATATCTCCTGGTCCACGGCATCCTCCACCTGGTCGGTTTCGACCACGGCACTCCGGAGGAGAAGGACGAGATGTTCGGCCTGAAGGATCGCCTGCTGGCGGCGTGGGCCCAGCAACGGGACCGCTGA
- a CDS encoding FAD-dependent oxidoreductase translates to MSQHVDVAIIGAGAAGVMTALKASANADLTIAVFEKDLREGANAAISSGSLAAGGTRFQREAGIEDSPEQHAADILEHSRDEAHADLVHAVCRVAPTMVEWLADELAYPIEIGLNLPRAGMAAIRLHSDVGRQGGVRLMRHLRDALGERDNVALVDGAPVVDLIGVDHVTGVVIEQNGVREEIRADTVVLAGDGFANNRELFARFCSELGEPVYAGVSTSTGDAVPWLEERRAVFANMGSCLRHGLVVADHGTRVSPSLQFYGAVWINTDGERFADEESIGYSPLAGVLFDQPGKRALMVWDDEAMAITQESELMRESIAAGAFGRARDVTELAERSRIDAKKLETALVAAPGRRQLSAPYHWAWLTHGVLTTQGGCEIDTLGRVLRDDGTPIPGLRAAGGTAVGISGPNSDGYMSGNGLLAAFGMGWIIGDDLAAAGVRRA, encoded by the coding sequence ATGAGCCAGCACGTCGATGTCGCCATCATCGGCGCCGGAGCCGCCGGGGTGATGACCGCGCTCAAGGCCTCGGCAAATGCCGACCTGACCATCGCCGTGTTCGAGAAGGACCTCAGGGAGGGTGCCAACGCGGCGATCTCGTCGGGGTCGCTCGCGGCCGGAGGGACCCGCTTTCAGCGCGAGGCCGGCATCGAGGACTCGCCCGAGCAGCATGCCGCCGACATCCTGGAACACAGTCGTGACGAGGCCCACGCCGACTTGGTCCACGCCGTCTGCCGCGTGGCGCCGACGATGGTGGAGTGGCTGGCGGACGAGCTGGCGTACCCCATTGAGATCGGGCTCAACCTGCCCCGCGCCGGCATGGCTGCGATCCGGCTCCACAGTGATGTGGGCCGCCAGGGCGGAGTACGCCTCATGCGCCACCTCCGCGATGCCCTCGGCGAGCGCGACAACGTGGCGCTGGTCGACGGCGCCCCGGTGGTCGACCTGATCGGCGTGGACCACGTGACCGGGGTGGTGATCGAGCAGAACGGGGTCCGCGAGGAGATCCGGGCGGACACGGTCGTGCTCGCCGGCGATGGGTTCGCCAACAACCGTGAGCTGTTCGCGCGGTTCTGCAGTGAGCTGGGCGAGCCCGTCTATGCAGGTGTCAGCACCTCCACCGGCGACGCAGTGCCGTGGCTCGAGGAGCGCAGAGCGGTCTTCGCCAACATGGGCTCGTGCCTGCGGCACGGGCTGGTTGTGGCCGATCACGGCACGCGCGTGAGCCCGAGCCTGCAGTTCTATGGCGCGGTCTGGATCAACACCGACGGCGAACGGTTCGCCGACGAGGAGTCGATCGGCTATTCCCCGCTCGCGGGAGTGCTCTTCGACCAGCCGGGCAAGCGCGCCCTCATGGTCTGGGACGACGAGGCCATGGCCATCACGCAGGAATCCGAGCTGATGCGGGAATCGATCGCGGCCGGTGCGTTCGGGCGGGCGCGGGATGTGACCGAACTGGCCGAGCGCAGCCGGATCGACGCCAAGAAGCTGGAGACGGCGCTCGTGGCCGCTCCCGGACGCCGGCAGCTCTCGGCGCCCTATCACTGGGCCTGGCTGACCCACGGCGTACTCACCACCCAGGGCGGCTGCGAGATCGACACGCTGGGTCGGGTCTTGCGCGACGACGGTACGCCGATCCCCGGCCTCCGGGCCGCCGGGGGCACGGCCGTCGGCATCTCGGGGCCCAACAGCGACGGCTACATGTCCGGCAACGGGCTCCTCGCCGCGTTCGGCATGGGCTGGATCATCGGCGATGACCTGGCCGCGGCGGGCGTACGCCGGGCCTGA